The proteins below come from a single Neospora caninum Liverpool complete genome, chromosome IX genomic window:
- a CDS encoding putative sodium-dependent transporter has protein sequence MPSTSAGVSPSGEPSALTPLHAASQSPSAIQKKRRPRPNGRESPLSSRASAAGSSPQSAAKGETLERNNHAEAGAPASPLALQNNHSSAPATLYPLSPLACLPPAQPVASSAFSRSLSGRTLNSPYSASRPPIPGDKPPGPVDVVLEQPCIYKQQDFSVPLHAVSPRGPQRGSASSTASTQNGASGRSGAFFAGWSESEEDVCVEKSSGGHGDDDGPPFGLLLSMSSSVMEWKSRFAFVLATIGAAVGIGCVWRFPTYCYKFGGGAFLVPYVLMLVLLGMPLLTLEMALGQVFRGGHMKLFNLISPRLRGLAAATILQAFFICAYYSVFLSWGLHYFLSCWQAPLPWVVSPQQVDLCAQFHGDQSACENAVRPATLDVPASPQWAEGTQRLHGGVSETGPNVCAWIPAQLTAPGGGVGEGRCSADIRAKAQDFLFTEVLGLSAKHPGSLTFTVLLGLAFVWVQVFFSLFKGLQSLTAVIYAAVLLPIFAILLVMISALTLDGADLGLSYLFSFNWRTLVDQPEIWGEAASQVFFSLGVFQGVMTAYASHKKVTQNTIVDATAVAGSNTVLSFVSGVATFAIAGHVAKRVGAIDRVTGAADLSAMNIAGSQLVFVLYPISLATLPAPQLFCALFFLAFFLLGITSAISFVQPVIDLLKASRLLKRTKRWKLTLAACVVGFLLGLPFCLRSGIYLIESADYHWSVIGLTFLGCCESLAFGWVYGLGRQVQAVGLLPVAIHAVSYLGGATLAAVILFVVSPPNRFVLASAVCLPLMLVGSAVALYLSPQLPAQQAPGLHPTPLQSLARKPSLASLSEASGKDPVRESPAPGQRGGDAGARGECGSHGAFPTLPGNCGEEARGEAAMDTGDSPRSGVALTPSPSSLRPSRGACSSLTAPATLSIRDRMYCLYFGNVEHLRLNLNAITASNARVVCLWPAWSVVIKYVCPPILLFLLFNELGKGAFLSFGGLPLPYHAAALAVLGFIAFLVFLGVFLPQFWGGFVPEKNPRRKAVGKQGKGDWATDAASGVTAGAPLSAVFAARGAGKTALRSN, from the coding sequence ATGCCGTCAACATCCGCcggcgtgtctccctcgggCGAGCCTTCTGCTTTGACTCCTCTCCACGCCGCTTCGCAGTCGCCATCGGCGATTCAGAAAAAGCGACGACCACGCCCCAACGGGCGTGagtctccgctttcttctcgcgcctcggcgGCCGGATCGTCTCCACAGTCTGccgcgaagggagagacactcgaaaGAAATAACCACGCGGAGGCTGGcgctcctgcgtcgcctctcgcccttcaAAACAACCACAGCTCGGCCCCCGCGACCTTATAcccgctttcgcctctcgcctgcctgccgcctgcgcagccagtcgcttcttcggccttctcgcggtcGCTGTCGGGCCGAACGCTGAACTCTCCGTACTCCGCTTCGCGCCCGCCGATCCCTGGGGATAAGCCTCCAGGCCCCGTGGATGTTGTGCTTGAGCAGCCGTGCATCTACAAGCAGCAGGATTTTTCGgtgccgctgcatgcggtctCACCTAGGGGGCCGCAGCGTGGGAGTGCGTCGTCCACCGCCTCCACTCAGAacggcgcgagcgggaggagCGGCGCCTTCTTTGCCGGCTGgtcagagagcgaggaagacgtgtGCGTGGAGAAAAGCTCGGGAGGACACGGAGACGATGACGGGCCGCCGTTTGGCCTCCTGCTCTCGATGTCGTCCTCCGTCATGGAGTGGAAGAGCCGCTTTGCCTTTGTCCTCGCCACCATCGGAGCGGCCGTCGGCATCGGCTGCGTCTGGAGGTTCCCCACCTACTGTTACAAGTtcggcggaggcgcgttCCTCGTCCCTTACGTGCTGATGCTGGTCCTGCTCGGCATGCCTCTCCTCACGCTCGAGATGGCCCTAGGACAGGTGTTTCGCGGCGGGCATATGAAGTTGTTCAACTTGAtctcgccgcgcctccgaGGCCTGGCCGCCGCCACGATTCTCCAAgccttcttcatctgcgCGTACTACTcagtgtttctctcctgggGTCTCCACTacttcctctcctgctggCAAGCGCCGCTTCCCTGGGTTGTCTCCCCGCAGCAGGTGGATCTGTGCGCTCAGTTCCACGGCGACCAAAGCGCATGCGAGAACGCAGTTCGGCCGGCTACGCTGGACGTTCCGGCCTCCCCACAGTGGGCCGAGGGGACACAGAGGCTCCACGGGGGTGTCTCGGAGACAGGGCCCAACGTCTGTGCGTGGATTCCTGCCCAGCTCACAGCCCCGGGTGGCGGCGTGGGCGAAGGCCGCTGCAGCGCAGACATTCGGGCCAAGGCGCAGGACTTTCTTTTCACAGAGGTTTTGGGTTTGAGCGCGAAGCACCCCGGCAGCCTCACGTTCACTgtcctcctcggcctcgcctttgTTTGGGTCCAGgtgttcttctcgctcttcaaGGGTTTGCAGTCGCTGACTGCGGTCATCTATGCGGCTGTGCTTCTTCCCATCTTCGCCATTCTCCTCGTGATGATCAGCGCCTTGACTCTGGACGGCGCCGACCTCGGGCTCTCGTACCTCTTCTCGTTCAACTGGCGAACGCTGGTGGACCAGCCGGAGATCTGGGGCGAAGCGGCCTCCCAggtgttcttctccctgggAGTTTTCCAGGGGGTCATGACGGCGTACGCCTCCCACAAAAAAGTGACGCAAAACACGATTGTCGACGCCACAGCAGTCGCAGGCAGCAACACCGTCCTGTCTTTCGTGAGCGGCGTGGCGACGTTTGCCATCGCCGGGCACGTGGCGAAACGCGTCGGCGCGATCGACCGAGTAACCGGCGCCGCAGACCTCTCGGCGATGAACATTGCGGGGAGTCAACTCGTGTTTGTTCTCTACCCgatctctctcgcgactcTGCCGGCCCCGCAGCTGTTTTGCgcgctctttttcctcgcgttctttctcctcggcaTCACCAGCGCGATCTCGTTCGTGCAGCCCGTGATTGATCTGCTCAAAGCTTCCCGCCTACTCAAGCGGACGAAGCGGTGGAAACTGAccctggctgcatgcgtcgtcGGATTCCTCCTCGgtctccccttctgtctccgttccggGATCTACCTCATCGAATCCGCCGACTACCACTGGAGTGTGATTGGTCTGACCTTCCTGGGGTGCTGtgagtctctcgcctttggATGGGTCTACGGCCTCGGGCGACAAGTCCAGGCAGTGGGACTCTTGCCCGTCGCCATTCACGCCGTCTCGTACCTCGGCGGCGCCACTCTGGCTGCAGTGATTCTCTTTGTCGTCTCCCCTCCTAACCggttcgtcctcgcctcagccgtctgtcttcctctgaTGCTCGTCGGCTCAGCCGTCGCCCTCTACTTGAGTCCCCAGCTTCCAGCGCAACAGGCACCGGGTCTCCACCCCACACCCCTCCAGAGCCTCGCGCGGAaaccgtctctcgcctcgctctctgagGCGTCTGGAAAGGATCCTGTTCGAGAGTCTCCCGCGCCGGGGCAGCGTggcggcgacgctggagCACGGGGAGAATGCGGCAGCCATGGCGCCTTCCCCACTCTGCCGGGAAActgtggagaggaagcgcggggcgaggccgcgatGGACACGGGAGATTCCCCAAGGAGTGGGGTGGCCTTGAccccgtcgccgtcttccctgaggccttctcgcggcgcatgcagctctcTGACTGCTCCCGCAACTCTATCGATTCGCGACCGCATGTACTGCCTGTATTTCGGAAACGTGGAGCATTTGCGGCTGAACCTGAACGCGATCACGGCGTCAAACGCACGCGTTGTCTGCCTCTGGCCCGCCTGGTCTGTTGTCATCAAATACGTTTGCCCCCCCattctcctgtttctcctctttaACGAACTCGGAAaaggcgccttcctctcttttggcGGACTACCGCTGCCCTACCACGCTGCTgcgctcgccgtcctcggcTTCATCGCCTTCCTGGTTTTCCtcggcgtttttcttccccagTTCTGGGGTGGATTCGTGCCGGAGAAAAACCCCAGACGAAAAGCGGTTGGGAaacagggaaagggagactgGGCCACCGACGCAGCTTCCGGCGTCACTGCAGGAGCGCCCCTGTCGGCTGTCTTCGCGGCGCGCGGGGCAGGGAAGACCGCACTGAGGAGCAACTGA